One Candidatus Nezhaarchaeales archaeon genomic window, TAGCGGTAATAGGTGGGGCCTTAGCCAATAGGGATAAGGGTAGAAAAATCGTAATTTCAAACGCGGAACCCTTAAGCATCAACTTCCCGGTTGAACAGCTTAGTAAAAGCGGTTTCCAAGTGGTTAAGGTTCCAGTTGATAGGGAGGGTTTCGTAATCCTCGATGAACTCTCTAAAGCCGTAGATAAGGAAACAGTCCTAACGAGTATAGCGGCGGTGAACCATGAAATAGGAACGGTACAGCCAATCAAGGAGGTGGTGGAGGTTATTAGAAGCAGAAATCCTCAAGTCCTAGTCCATACTGATGCTTCAGACGCTTATGGTAAAATCCCCTTTAACGTTAAGGAGATCGGCGTAGATATGGCCACCTTAAGTAGCTATAAAATTCAGGGGCCGAGGGGCGTTGGAGCCCTATACGTTAAGGAGGGGGTTAAAGTAAACCGTATAATTGAAGGGCAACTTGGAACCCAATCCCTATGGCCGGGGGTAGAAAACGTTCCAGCTATAGTCGGCTTCCTAAAGGCGTCGGAGCTCGCCTTTAAGAGCTTCGATGAGGACGTTAAACGTATTAGGCGGTTAAGGGATAAGCTAATCGACGGCATACTTGAAACGGTACCTGACACCCTATTAAACGGGCCTCGCGGGGATAAACGCGCCCCCGACAACGTTAATATTAGCTTCCTACGTTGCGAGGGGGAAGCCTTAACCATAGAGTTAAGCCTTAAAGGTGTATACGTTTCAAGCGGAAGCGCATGTACTAGGAGGATACTACAGCCAAGCCATGTTCTAATAGCTATCGGAAGGGAGTACGAGGAAGCCCATGGAAGCATACTAATGAAAATCGGTAGAAGGCATACCGAAGAAGATATTAACTACGTTTTAAAAGTACTACCAACAGCCGTTGAAAGACTACGCTCCATAAGCCCTCTTCGAGGCTGATCATAGGTGTCGAGAGTCCCACTACCATACAGCTCTAAGATTCTCGAACTCTTTAGGAACCCTAAAAACCTAGGCAGAATGGAGGATGCTACAGTTACCGCGGTAGCCGGTAGTCCCGCCTGCGGCGACATGATAGCCCTCTACCTAAAGGTAAACGATGAGGAGGTTGTGGAGAAAATAACGTTTGAAAGTTACGGCTGCGCCGCCAACATCGCTACAGCCAGTATCCTAACTGAAATGGTTAAAGGTAAAAGGTTGGCTGAAGCTTGGAGGATAAGCTGGAAGGACGTAGCTAAAGAGGTTGGAGGGCTTCCATCAGTAAAATTCCACTGCGGAATATTAGCCACTGGAGCTTTAAAGAGGGCGATTAGGGCGTACTACGCGAAGAAGGGGTTAACGCCGGATTGGTTACCTAAAGAGTTAAGCTTTGAAGAGAAGCAAGCACTTGAAGAGGAGGAGCTAGCCAAGGTCCTTTCGAAGAGGTTAAAGCTTTAAAAGCATTTAACATGAAGGAGTAAACGTTTTTAGCCTGAGGCCCCTCCTTGATGTAGGTTATGGACCCCCTACTACAAAAGTACGTTAAGGATATTAATGAGGTCTGCGGAAACGTAAAGGAGTACGTGGTTACGTTAAAGTACGATAAACGCGACGAAGCACTCCAAAGGTTAATGGGTAAAAGCGAGCTAATTAGTACCCCTTCAAGGCTACTAGTTAAGGCTAGGTATAAGGGTAAGGAGATGAGCATCGTACCCGGCGGAAGGATCGTGTTTAGGAATGTGCATGACGTTAACGAGCTTAAAAACGTATTAATGGAGTTATTAGGAAGCCCGTAAGCAACCTATACCATTTAGAAGGTCCTATAGGCGAGCCTCAAAGAGCTCTTCGCCTCCTTATTACAGATTACACAATTTCCAACATCGTCTTCGCCTCCACCTTTTAACGGGGAGCCTAGTACCTTTAAACCGGCTGAATCAACCTTCAACGCGCACTCTAAGGAGCCACACCATGGAACTACGACTATGCCCAGCCCCTCCTTCAACGTTTTAAGCGCTTCATTAAGCGTGTTTATCCTACGTATTCGCTCTTTAAACCGTTTCCATGCTCGCTCCTTCAAGTTTTTCATCACTTCGCTTAAAAGCTCCCCTACGTAGTTAGCTAGCTTATCTAGGCTACACGTACTCCTTTCAAAGGTATCTCTACGGGCTAACGTTACCATTTTCTTCTCCACATCAATAGGGCCTACCTCAGCCCTAAGTGGAACCCCCTTCCTCTCCCAATAGTAAAACTTCCCCCCCGGAGTTACATCTTGTCTATCGTCGATCGTTACCCTATAACCGGACCCCTTAAGGGTTTCAAGGACCTCTCGAGAGTATAGCTCTACCTCCTTCTCCTTGCCCTTGTAGGGTATTGGTACTACTACTACCTGTATTGGGGCTACGTTAGGAGGGAGGACTACACCTCGCTCATCGCCATGTAGCGATATTAACGCGGCTATAACCCTCTCAGAAACACCGTAGCTCGTAGTGTAAACGTACTCATGGCTCCCATCCGGTTTCAGGTAGGTTACATCGAAGGCTTTAGAGAAGTTTTGCCCTAAATGGTGAACGGTGCCTATCTGCAAGGTCCTTCCATCGGGCGTTATAGTCTCAAACGATACGCTGTAAAGCGCTCCAGCGAACTTATCCCATTCAGGGCGTCGCGATATTACATAGGGTATTCCAAGCTCGTCGAAAAAGGCCTTATAAATTCGAATACCCTCCTCAACCTGTTTTTCGGCCTCCTCATACGTTGCATGCGCTGTATGTGCCTCCTTAAACGAGGTTACTTCGCGTACCCTTATCATTGGATGCGTAGCCTTAGTCTCATACCTAAACGTATTAACTATCTGATACACCTTCTTAGGCAGGTCGGTGTAATCGTGAATCCAAAACTTAAACATCTGCATTACTACGGTTTCACTCGTAGGTCTAAGCGCTAATTTCTCATCTAGCTCCGTGGTACCTCCATGCGTAACCCAGAAAACCTCACTCTCAAAACCTTTAATGTGTACCTTCTCCTTATCCAGTAGACTTTTAGGGATAAGCAGGGGGAAAAGGCACTCCTCATGCCCAGCTTCGTCAAGCAACCTTCTAAGGATATTTAACACGTTCTGCCTAAGCTTAAAGCCGTAAGGAGGCCAGACACCGCAGCCCTTCACAGTGTACCTATAATCGTAAATGCCGGCGGTCAATGTTGCTTCGTGGAACCACTCCATAAAGCTACGCTCCCTATCGCCTTTCACGGTCAAAGCCTTGTCACACCTCGCTTAAGCGCCTTTAGCTTTAAGCCGTAGAGCCTTAAAAACGTAATTAGCATCGAGAGGCTCTTAAGCATCCTACTTGGACATTGAAACTGAACGTGCAAATCCACGCTAATAAGGCTATAACCATAGATCAACCCCTATTTAACCGCTTCAGCAAGGCCACTACCATGCTTGTAACGGTTCATCGCTTCCTGATCATCGAGCTCATTATGTTTAGTATTGTTGTAGATTATTTTTACCCGGTTTAATGTTATTTGTTTTATGCCCCCGTGTTTAAAGCCGTGGAACCTCTTTAGCCTATGCTCCAACCTACTACCTTAGGTTAAAATCCAAAGTAGCCCTAGGTGAACTTAGTTGTATGATGTTTCAACAAGTAGTAGATGTTGAACTCGTCCAAAAACTCCTTATTCGTTCTTAGGGCTTCAGTAGGAGATCTAATCAACTAAGTATCAAGGTTTTCGGGCGGGCTCGGTACATACTTCCTGTACGCGTTAGGCGTAGTAGTTTTCATGGTTATCTACGCCCATAAGGTTACGCGTCCGAAGGGCGGTAGATACGGAAAAGCTGAAAACTGGTTTTCCATCCTAGCGCTAATTTTTTAACGTTACCATTCCTTCCCCTTAGTTAACGACTTCCGAGGAAATCGAAGTGTTGGATGGATCGAGCGGCTTCAAGATGGGTGTTAGTTATGGTGCCTAAGTTCGACGTAGCGATCGTAGGAGCCGGGGTAGCTGGTTGCTTAATGGCCGCGGGATTAGCTAAGAAGGGTTTAAGCGTATGTTTAATTGAGCGTAAACCTATCTCCAAGATCGGCGTTAAAGTTTGCGGTGACGCCTTAATAGCGGATTCAAAGCTTAAAGAAATAGGTTTTCAACCGCCTAAAGGGTACGTTGAACGTGAGTTATACGGCTTTAAAGTCTACGTTCCGGGCCTTGACGTTATAACCCTTAAAGCTAAGGTACTACTACTCGATAGAGAAGGCTTCGGCCGTTGGCTTTTTGAACGAGCCCTCGATCAAGGCGTAACCCCTTTTGAATCCACAATAGCCATTAACCCTATAATCAGCGATGGCTGGGTTAAAGGGGTAAAGGTTAAACGGCTTAACGAACCACCCTTAACTATCAACAGCGGGTTAACGGTTGACGCCAGCGGTGTAGCGTCATTTCTCAGGCGTAAGCTACCGAGGGAATGGTGGGTTTCAGAAGAGGTAACACGGTACGATCTAGCTTTATGCTACAGGGAGATAAGGCTGGCTGAAGGCTTCGACGACGACTATTGCTCGATTTACTACGATCAAGCTATTAGCCCGATGGGCTACTTATGGATCTTCCCCAAGTCAAAGGGGAAGGTTAACGTTGGCGTAGGCTTAAGGATGAACGTTAAAGCCCCCCTAAGAGAGGTGCTTCACCATCACCTAGCCTGCGATCCAAGGTTTAACTCTTCAAGAATTCTTCACGCCGGCTGGGGCGTAGTACCTGCTCGGCATCCGTTAAAGTGTTTTACGTCTAACGGCTTCATGGTTATAGGCGACGCAGCATATCAAGCTACCTGCGGCTTAGGGGAAGGATTAAGGCCATCCATAGTATCCGCCTACTTAGCGGCTCAAGAAGCGGCGGAAGCAGCATACTACGGATTAGAGGATCTATGGGGCTATAACGTTAAATACCTTAAAACACTGGGGTTAGCACAGGTGCAATCGGCGGCCTTCACCTATTACTTTGAAAGGCTAAGCGATGAAAGACGTAACAAACTCCTATCCAACTTCGCCGAGGGATCCTTCAACCTAGAGGCCTTTCTAAACTTTAAGATAGACGCGAAAATCCTAGCTCATTCAGCTAAACTGGGTTTACAACAGTTTAAGGAATTAATCGGTGAATGGCGCCTCGTTAGAGAGGTTAAAAGTATCTATACGGCTTATCCGGAGGCGTCTAAAAACTATCCTGAATGGAGCCTTAGAGCGGATAACTTCTGGTCTAAAATTAAAGCCTCCACGTATTAAAGCATCGACGTACAAAAGCCTTTTCTTTAAGCCCCTCTACTTTCATAGTGAATCGCCATGAAGCTAGCTATGAAAGAAGCCTACCTATACGAGCAGCTATCAGATAATAAGGTTCAATGCCATGTTTGCGCCCGTAGATGCGTAATTCCTAGCCAAGCTTACGGCTTCTGCTTCGTAAGGAAGAACGTGGATGGAAGGCTATACGCTTTAAACTACTCAAAGCTCTGCGCGATTAACGTAGACCCCATAGGGAAGAAGCCCTTAATGCACTTCAACCCCGGTTCCTCCGTTCTATCCATCGCTACCGTTTCATGCAACTTTAGATGCCGCTACTGTGATAACTGGGCTATATCCCAAGAGCGTGAAATAATCGGGCGTAACGTCCCGCCTGAAAAGATAGTAGAGATGGCAAAGGAGAATGAATGTCAAGGCATAACGTACACGTATACGGAACCTACAATATTCGTGGAGATCTGTCACGATGCTGGAAGACTCGCCTACGAAAATGGTTTATTTAACACCTGGGTTACAAACGGTTACGCAACCCCTGAAACAATCCGCTTCATGGCTGAGGCGCACGCTCTTCAAGCAGCCACGGTAGACTTTAAAGGAGGCGGTAACCCCGAGTTCTATAAACGGCTTGCAGCCGTCCCCTCGGTTGAACCTATCTACGAGTGCCTAAGGTCGATGAAAAAGCAGGGGATTTACGTCGAAGTCACGAACCTAGTGGTTCCGAAGTATGGTGATTCACTAGATGATATAGCTAACTTAGCCCGCTGGATTAAGGATAATCTAGGAAGGGAAACCGTTTTCCACCTCCTCCGTTTCCATCCAGACTACGAGCTCATAGACGTTCCCTCCACTCCCATCGAAACGCTTGAAAAGGCAAGGGAGGTAGCCATGGAGTACTTAGACTACGTATTACTTGGAAACGTTCCGGGGCATTCCGGAGAGCATACGTACTGCCCGAGCTGTAAGCAGGCCGTCATCGAACGCTTCAGCTTCAGCGTCATAAAATGGAACCTAACCCAAGATAATAGATGCATGAACTGCGGTTATAAAATCCCGATCCAAGGACGGTACTACCCAGGTGGTTTAAGCTATCCAAGGACGATACTATAGCTTAAACAATCCTTTGTGAGCTTTTATCATTTCAAGCTCGACTCACGCATCCAGCCGTTAAACGATGGTAAAAAGACGAATGAACTAGTTAAATCATCCCGTTAACAACCCTTACTGAACCAGCCCAGCCGTAAGCTTCTTAATAGCGTCGTAAACCATCTTCTCGTTAACCGTACCAGTATAATAAACATCCACTTAGCTTTGTGGCTTAATTATGTACTCCTCATTAATCCTACATTAAACACCTCACGTTAACCCATGTAAAGTTAATGTAGGGCTAGGAATTAAGCCACAAAGCATCCACTTGTAAATGGGAAGGACGAGGTTAAAGTTTTGTAGTAAGCCCGCCTAAAATCCTTCTATAGGAGAGATCAGTCTTAGTAAACGTTTTTAACCTGTAGCCTCCCCCTTAACGTAGGTTATGCATACGATGTACGAGACGAAACAATAAGCGAAGCAATAAGAAAAATGAGAACCACAAAAATAGAACACCTACCAGTAATAAACGAAGAAAACAAACCACTAGGAATAATATCAATACACCACATATACGGAATACTCATAAACATACTCGAACAACTACTCGGATACAAAACATAAAACCAACACAAACCTCCCACAACCAAATAAAAAAGTGGAAACATGAAAAACCATTAAGACAGCCTGCGCACTATGCTACCTCGGCTGCGGCATAAACGTTTATTATGGCCTCAAAGCGAGTACGTTCCTACCGCTTAACGAAGACGTTGGCTCCACCTACCTTAACTTTCTCAGCTAAGACCTTAAGCCTTTGATGAAGGCTAGCGTCCCCTAACACTTGCTTCAAGAAGGTTCCCTGGAACCAGGTAATAAGCTCCTCGTTAACAACGCGCCGATACGTAAATCGAAAGGGGGAGGCTAAAGGATTAAATACTACTAGGGGCTTTCAGAGCGGGTTAAGCGTTAGTTTATATTAACCTTCAATCTGCTTCTTTAGCTCCTCGTAAGCCCTTTTAACCTCATCAACGGAGGCTTCATCTTCTAAGGTGCTTAAGTCCCCTATAGGCTGGTTTAACACTAATGCTTTAAGCACCCTCCTCATAATTTTCCCGCTCCTAGTTTTAGGCAGCTTTGAAACCATAAGTACCTGTTGAGGAGTCGCAACAGGCCCTATCACCCTCCTTAAGTGTTCAACTAACTCCTCTCCAAGTTTGGATGTCGGCTGGTAACCGTGCCTAAGTATTACAAAAACCACTATAGCTTCACCTTTAATAGGGTCGGGTTTACCTATGACTGCGGCCTCAGCCACTGCAGGATGTGATATTAAGGCGCTTTCAACCTCGGCTGTCCCTATCCTATGACCAGCAACCTTAAGCACTTCATCAGCCCTACCGAGGATCCAGAAATAGTTATCCTCATCCCTTATAGCGTAGTCTCCAGTATAATAAACGCCTGGAAACCTTGACCAATAGGTACTCTTATACCTTTCCGGGTCCTTATAAATAGTCATCAGCATGCCGGGCCAAGGCTTCCTTATAACCAAGTAGCCCTTAACCTTAGGCGGTACGCTTCTACCTTCCTCATCCACTACGTCAGCATCTACACCCGGTAGTGGCATGGTGGCTGAGCCCGGCTTTAACGGTATAAGCTCTATCCCTGGAGCCGCTGAGATCATAATGCCCCCGGTTTCCGTTTGCCACCACGTATCAACGATAGGACACCTACCACCCCCGATATTTTTGAAGTACCAAAGCCAAGCTTCGGGGTTTATAGGTTCGCCGACACTTCCAAGGATCCTTAAGCTTGACAGATCGTAGCCCTTTAACCACTCCTCGCCGTACCTCATAAACATCCTAATGGCCGTAGGCGAAGTATAAAACGTTGTCACTTTATACTTATCGATGATACTCCACCATCGACTAGGCGTCGGATAATCCGGCGCCCCTTCATAGAGCACTATGGTGGCCCCATGGCTTAATGGCGCGTAAACTATGGAGCTATGACCGGTCACCCAGCCAA contains:
- a CDS encoding cysteine desulfurase family protein; its protein translation is MVGDVEELIKAHGPVEREVYLDLENSAPVLPEVVEAILPYFYEKAYGNPTLTHKPGWEAYEAVMKASKSIAEYIGAASPEEINFTNSETEANNLAVIGGALANRDKGRKIVISNAEPLSINFPVEQLSKSGFQVVKVPVDREGFVILDELSKAVDKETVLTSIAAVNHEIGTVQPIKEVVEVIRSRNPQVLVHTDASDAYGKIPFNVKEIGVDMATLSSYKIQGPRGVGALYVKEGVKVNRIIEGQLGTQSLWPGVENVPAIVGFLKASELAFKSFDEDVKRIRRLRDKLIDGILETVPDTLLNGPRGDKRAPDNVNISFLRCEGEALTIELSLKGVYVSSGSACTRRILQPSHVLIAIGREYEEAHGSILMKIGRRHTEEDINYVLKVLPTAVERLRSISPLRG
- the amrS gene encoding AmmeMemoRadiSam system radical SAM enzyme, producing the protein MKLAMKEAYLYEQLSDNKVQCHVCARRCVIPSQAYGFCFVRKNVDGRLYALNYSKLCAINVDPIGKKPLMHFNPGSSVLSIATVSCNFRCRYCDNWAISQEREIIGRNVPPEKIVEMAKENECQGITYTYTEPTIFVEICHDAGRLAYENGLFNTWVTNGYATPETIRFMAEAHALQAATVDFKGGGNPEFYKRLAAVPSVEPIYECLRSMKKQGIYVEVTNLVVPKYGDSLDDIANLARWIKDNLGRETVFHLLRFHPDYELIDVPSTPIETLEKAREVAMEYLDYVLLGNVPGHSGEHTYCPSCKQAVIERFSFSVIKWNLTQDNRCMNCGYKIPIQGRYYPGGLSYPRTIL
- a CDS encoding iron-sulfur cluster assembly scaffold protein, with amino-acid sequence MSRVPLPYSSKILELFRNPKNLGRMEDATVTAVAGSPACGDMIALYLKVNDEEVVEKITFESYGCAANIATASILTEMVKGKRLAEAWRISWKDVAKEVGGLPSVKFHCGILATGALKRAIRAYYAKKGLTPDWLPKELSFEEKQALEEEELAKVLSKRLKL
- a CDS encoding NAD(P)/FAD-dependent oxidoreductase → MVPKFDVAIVGAGVAGCLMAAGLAKKGLSVCLIERKPISKIGVKVCGDALIADSKLKEIGFQPPKGYVERELYGFKVYVPGLDVITLKAKVLLLDREGFGRWLFERALDQGVTPFESTIAINPIISDGWVKGVKVKRLNEPPLTINSGLTVDASGVASFLRRKLPREWWVSEEVTRYDLALCYREIRLAEGFDDDYCSIYYDQAISPMGYLWIFPKSKGKVNVGVGLRMNVKAPLREVLHHHLACDPRFNSSRILHAGWGVVPARHPLKCFTSNGFMVIGDAAYQATCGLGEGLRPSIVSAYLAAQEAAEAAYYGLEDLWGYNVKYLKTLGLAQVQSAAFTYYFERLSDERRNKLLSNFAEGSFNLEAFLNFKIDAKILAHSAKLGLQQFKELIGEWRLVREVKSIYTAYPEASKNYPEWSLRADNFWSKIKASTY
- the acs gene encoding acetate--CoA ligase, whose protein sequence is MTVWPSVEKKHGWRIGVSTITLPTGSTVWPVKRYMEVYEASIRDPEKFWDAEARKLEWFRTWDKVLEWDPPFAKWFVGGVLNASYLCVDHHMKGWRRNKVAMYWEGEPGDSRTISYAELYREVNRCASVLKNLGVKKGDKVAIYLPMILELPYFMLACARLGAPHTVVFSGFSAGALADRVNDVEAKVLVTADGSFRRGKVLNLKKVADEALEKASTVEKVIVVKRASIEVDMKAGRDLWLHDLLKDAEDYVKPEPVESNHPLYILYTSGTTGKPKGIVHSTGGYMVFNHSVYKWVFDIEEDCVYWCTADVGWVTGHSSIVYAPLSHGATIVLYEGAPDYPTPSRWWSIIDKYKVTTFYTSPTAIRMFMRYGEEWLKGYDLSSLRILGSVGEPINPEAWLWYFKNIGGGRCPIVDTWWQTETGGIMISAAPGIELIPLKPGSATMPLPGVDADVVDEEGRSVPPKVKGYLVIRKPWPGMLMTIYKDPERYKSTYWSRFPGVYYTGDYAIRDEDNYFWILGRADEVLKVAGHRIGTAEVESALISHPAVAEAAVIGKPDPIKGEAIVVFVILRHGYQPTSKLGEELVEHLRRVIGPVATPQQVLMVSKLPKTRSGKIMRRVLKALVLNQPIGDLSTLEDEASVDEVKRAYEELKKQIEG
- the proS gene encoding proline--tRNA ligase, which produces MKGDRERSFMEWFHEATLTAGIYDYRYTVKGCGVWPPYGFKLRQNVLNILRRLLDEAGHEECLFPLLIPKSLLDKEKVHIKGFESEVFWVTHGGTTELDEKLALRPTSETVVMQMFKFWIHDYTDLPKKVYQIVNTFRYETKATHPMIRVREVTSFKEAHTAHATYEEAEKQVEEGIRIYKAFFDELGIPYVISRRPEWDKFAGALYSVSFETITPDGRTLQIGTVHHLGQNFSKAFDVTYLKPDGSHEYVYTTSYGVSERVIAALISLHGDERGVVLPPNVAPIQVVVVPIPYKGKEKEVELYSREVLETLKGSGYRVTIDDRQDVTPGGKFYYWERKGVPLRAEVGPIDVEKKMVTLARRDTFERSTCSLDKLANYVGELLSEVMKNLKERAWKRFKERIRRINTLNEALKTLKEGLGIVVVPWCGSLECALKVDSAGLKVLGSPLKGGGEDDVGNCVICNKEAKSSLRLAYRTF